A single genomic interval of uncultured Sphaerochaeta sp. harbors:
- a CDS encoding AAA family ATPase: MIESEKQYLLRRQALQTSLQSIETIPLIVAVAAIGYGKTTAINQFMEMHPQMRFVYVNLPHETSNADYLWKRIIKRIQLVDPDLGKELEAIPVPRTVEERELCAEVIERELCDDSLILVLDDYHHAKSKDLDLLIEHLAQYPKLGLHILVFSRTSVSLPVDELVLKGCCKMLPADVFQFDKEDIHAYTELCGVILTPVQEYQLLTMSEGWVAAIHLILEQFRSTGRLAPSTSLYRLIASSEIPRYSKQKFWLLQILSALQEFNASLASSVCGCDISPLMAEQFEHESSFIYHDEEKGMYRMHPLFREYLQQEYAKHSLLQQNNKARLDPLQIDLETIFFRAGTWYLERQTPVLAFTYLLKAHAYDTIMEEFSKASRNRLLDAEPSFIVSLFNTIPNEVRYRHFYPWLAYIGFYITNIDITAAETLLAEVQSVLHARRKSLGEQQVQAIEGEMALMRAYAFFNDAKVMAQNFREAFKLLGGRSKIADKDKIITFGSPHSLYLYYREKGSLDETLKTVLAMFPFYSEMAGGCGKGLDDLLRAEYCLERGEMQKAHICAYRAFYKASSLDQQEVMLSAQFCLARLAASKGEIHEASSIMELQREKIAGLNSPILQASYDLSVAYIASMLNRPDDIAQWIRNGEIECTPILYHARGFVYLVYGKYLLM, translated from the coding sequence ATGATTGAATCAGAAAAACAGTACTTGCTGAGGCGCCAGGCATTGCAAACTTCCTTGCAATCGATTGAGACAATCCCTTTGATAGTAGCAGTGGCAGCCATAGGGTATGGAAAAACGACAGCGATAAACCAGTTCATGGAAATGCATCCTCAGATGCGATTCGTCTATGTCAATCTGCCACATGAAACGAGCAATGCAGACTATCTATGGAAGCGAATCATTAAGAGAATTCAACTGGTTGATCCAGATCTGGGAAAAGAGCTGGAGGCAATTCCTGTCCCTCGTACAGTTGAGGAGAGAGAGCTCTGCGCAGAGGTTATCGAGCGTGAGCTGTGTGATGATTCCTTGATACTTGTTTTGGATGATTACCACCATGCAAAAAGCAAAGACTTGGATTTGCTCATAGAGCATCTTGCACAATATCCCAAACTTGGGTTGCATATATTGGTGTTCTCGAGAACCAGTGTAAGCTTGCCTGTTGATGAGTTGGTGCTCAAGGGATGCTGCAAGATGCTTCCTGCTGATGTCTTCCAGTTTGATAAGGAAGATATTCATGCCTATACCGAATTGTGTGGAGTGATACTCACTCCTGTCCAAGAGTATCAACTACTTACCATGAGTGAAGGATGGGTTGCAGCGATTCATCTTATACTGGAACAGTTTCGTAGTACGGGAAGACTTGCTCCCAGTACCTCCCTGTATCGTTTGATTGCAAGCAGTGAAATACCTCGTTATAGCAAGCAAAAGTTCTGGTTGCTACAAATTCTTTCGGCCTTGCAGGAGTTCAATGCTTCCTTGGCAAGTAGCGTATGTGGGTGTGATATCTCACCCCTGATGGCGGAGCAGTTCGAACACGAGAGTTCATTCATCTATCACGATGAAGAGAAGGGGATGTACCGTATGCATCCGTTATTCAGGGAGTATCTGCAGCAAGAATATGCAAAGCACTCTCTGCTGCAACAGAACAACAAAGCACGACTTGACCCACTTCAGATTGATCTTGAAACCATATTTTTCCGTGCAGGAACGTGGTATCTTGAGCGTCAAACTCCAGTCCTTGCTTTTACGTACCTGCTGAAAGCTCATGCCTATGACACCATTATGGAGGAGTTTTCCAAGGCTTCAAGGAATCGCCTTCTCGACGCAGAACCTTCTTTCATTGTTTCCTTGTTCAATACCATCCCCAATGAAGTACGTTATCGACATTTCTATCCATGGCTGGCTTATATTGGTTTCTACATCACCAATATTGACATCACAGCAGCTGAGACGTTGCTCGCTGAGGTTCAGTCCGTCCTGCATGCAAGGCGCAAATCGCTTGGCGAACAACAGGTTCAAGCAATTGAAGGTGAAATGGCTCTTATGAGAGCATATGCGTTTTTCAATGATGCGAAAGTGATGGCGCAGAATTTTCGTGAGGCTTTTAAATTACTCGGTGGACGTTCCAAGATTGCAGATAAGGATAAGATCATTACCTTTGGATCGCCGCACTCTCTCTACCTGTACTATAGAGAGAAGGGGAGCCTCGATGAAACCTTGAAAACTGTACTCGCGATGTTTCCATTTTACAGTGAGATGGCAGGTGGTTGTGGCAAGGGATTGGATGACCTGCTGCGTGCAGAGTACTGTCTTGAGCGGGGTGAAATGCAGAAAGCCCACATATGTGCTTACCGAGCATTCTACAAGGCATCTTCCCTTGATCAGCAAGAGGTCATGCTCAGCGCCCAATTCTGTCTTGCTCGTCTTGCAGCCAGCAAGGGAGAGATTCATGAGGCATCATCCATTATGGAATTGCAGAGAGAAAAGATTGCTGGACTCAATAGTCCAATTCTCCAAGCCTCCTATGATTTGTCTGTAGCCTATATAGCTTCAATGCTGAACAGGCCCGATGACATCGCCCAGTGGATCCGAAATGGTGAGATAGAATGCACTCCGATCCTCTATCATGCACGGGGTTTTGTGTATTTGGTCTATGGCAAGTATCTCCTCATGTAA
- a CDS encoding PKD domain-containing protein, whose translation MKRRWNNYLMLTMAFLAFLLIPGCSMESGVLEGSLVVQVQEAMTRNIFTSTNTLTGNDMNIEGYKITLISPGTDRGFDGMVYHRKADGSPIVLEALEPGLWGMEIAGYNGWNDNTNEVSGEQIAYLDQGSTTFSIQRGTITSKQAVLVPMRSDTGALDIVIDWAALNSVDEQKLYNNPDVSVKVTQINDRFSNYPTTNWNDASSKSVTTETKAGTLDAGGNSSTISFTELPVGWYEVVATLTSSSSQTSNVTQLKRMGYVRVIDDGASADAVKTTGTFTITDATSFATGSLDLSISEDMDPLSVSFTEMGSPEGINYPNTDGFGSEAYGSFEVEATGADEANTLSYAWYVNGELVSDQTAASMIYSFSEAGQYTVTAVVYEKNGETAVNWGSASHEVVVGSGLGTKELLNVTVAEDTESPGTYVATVTYDSNPVTGLTYVWYGDGGAFLEKTTSNTCTVSISQGLCVFAYELDNTTGNLTRWGSDTFEIGFN comes from the coding sequence ATGAAAAGGCGATGGAACAATTACCTGATGCTTACCATGGCATTCCTTGCATTTTTACTTATTCCAGGGTGTAGCATGGAATCTGGAGTGCTTGAAGGGAGTCTTGTTGTCCAGGTGCAGGAGGCGATGACCAGGAATATCTTTACAAGCACCAATACCCTTACTGGCAATGATATGAATATTGAGGGGTACAAGATTACGCTCATTTCTCCAGGAACTGATAGGGGCTTTGATGGAATGGTGTATCATCGCAAGGCAGATGGATCACCGATTGTCCTTGAGGCCTTGGAACCTGGGCTTTGGGGTATGGAAATTGCAGGCTACAATGGGTGGAATGATAACACCAACGAAGTTTCTGGTGAGCAAATTGCCTACTTGGATCAAGGTTCTACTACATTTTCTATCCAACGAGGTACAATTACCAGCAAACAGGCTGTCTTGGTTCCTATGCGGAGTGATACCGGAGCTTTAGATATTGTTATTGACTGGGCTGCACTGAATTCTGTGGATGAACAGAAACTCTACAATAATCCTGATGTAAGTGTAAAAGTTACCCAGATTAATGATAGATTCAGCAACTATCCAACCACGAATTGGAACGACGCATCTAGCAAATCAGTTACTACCGAGACAAAAGCAGGTACTTTGGATGCTGGGGGAAATTCCTCCACCATCTCCTTTACCGAACTACCTGTCGGTTGGTATGAGGTAGTTGCCACCTTGACCTCCTCCAGTAGTCAGACCAGCAACGTTACTCAGCTGAAACGTATGGGGTATGTGCGAGTCATTGATGATGGTGCTAGTGCAGATGCGGTTAAAACAACTGGGACATTCACCATTACTGATGCAACCAGCTTCGCAACAGGAAGCCTCGATCTCTCGATCAGTGAGGATATGGATCCGCTTAGCGTAAGCTTCACTGAGATGGGAAGCCCAGAAGGTATCAACTATCCGAATACTGATGGATTTGGCTCAGAAGCATACGGTTCCTTTGAAGTCGAAGCCACTGGTGCGGATGAAGCAAACACCTTGAGCTATGCCTGGTATGTGAATGGAGAGTTGGTAAGTGACCAAACTGCTGCTTCCATGATCTATTCCTTCAGCGAGGCTGGCCAATACACGGTTACAGCGGTGGTGTATGAGAAAAATGGAGAGACTGCAGTCAACTGGGGTAGTGCATCCCATGAGGTGGTGGTCGGCTCTGGTCTTGGAACGAAAGAGTTGCTGAATGTTACAGTTGCAGAGGATACAGAATCACCTGGAACTTATGTTGCTACCGTAACTTATGATAGTAATCCTGTTACAGGCCTTACCTATGTCTGGTATGGCGATGGCGGAGCGTTCCTTGAGAAAACCACGAGCAACACATGCACCGTATCTATCTCACAAGGACTGTGTGTCTTTGCCTACGAGCTAGATAACACTACTGGAAACCTGACTCGTTGGGGGAGCGACACGTTTGAAATTGGATTTAATTAA
- a CDS encoding NlpC/P60 family protein — protein sequence MKRIALSLLITSLLCSSCDGEHTVPVSEEMREKAYEISFQYIGMPYVWGGASHYSDTGGGVDCSGLVIEIYDEVAESFSVRLLFNDTTASAMANQYTLPLLEPERGDLIFMGEDGVVSHVALCHAVTDDDLVFIDAYSVTGEVGIRSYSFDDPKIISFGRMLVISD from the coding sequence ATGAAGAGGATTGCTTTATCCTTGCTGATAACCAGTCTGCTATGCAGTTCATGTGATGGTGAACATACGGTCCCAGTAAGCGAGGAGATGAGAGAAAAGGCGTATGAGATATCATTCCAATATATTGGGATGCCGTATGTATGGGGTGGAGCAAGCCACTACAGCGATACTGGCGGTGGGGTGGACTGTTCTGGGTTGGTAATTGAGATATATGACGAGGTAGCAGAGAGCTTCTCAGTGCGGCTACTATTTAACGATACCACTGCCAGTGCGATGGCAAATCAGTATACTCTCCCTCTGCTTGAACCTGAGAGGGGTGATCTTATCTTCATGGGTGAGGATGGGGTAGTGAGCCATGTGGCGCTCTGTCATGCTGTGACTGACGATGATCTGGTGTTCATTGATGCCTATTCTGTAACAGGTGAGGTGGGAATTCGATCATACTCCTTTGATGACCCGAAGATTATCTCTTTTGGGAGAATGTTGGTCATTAGTGATTAG
- a CDS encoding phosphoenolpyruvate carboxykinase (GTP) yields the protein MSKFETLLKEKMSEESFQKLAALKNDKVMDFVGTFAEHCDPKSIYVCDDSEKDTQYVREQALAKGEEHPLANSKQTIHWDGYGDQARDKKNTRFMVYKENMDKMASLNSVEYEEGLSEIMGIAKGIMKGKDAVVLFYSEGPTQSPFTIPCVQFTDSWYVAHSENILYRTAYSHFLNMKDDEKDDFFRFIHSAGELDENGCTVNLQNRRIYMDTQNNIVYSMNDQYAGNSVGLKKHSMRLAINKSGQEGWLCEHMFVMAAVDKKKDRKTYFCGAYPSACGKTSTAMIPGEQIVGDDIAYFRNINGEFRAVNVEFGMFGIIKDVNEQDDPVIFKNLMIDQEVIFSNVLRGKDNKPYWLGMGVDAPEEGRNHFGEWKKGVKDANGNEVGVAHGNARYTMRLDYLDNIDKAGFEAKDGVKVEGVLYGGRDSDITVPVEESPNWKDGILLKAATLESETTSATLGQEGVRTPSPMANMDFVSYPLGTYTMNNIKFGESVKDVPKVFSNNYFMRDENGKFMTSKLAKKVWLHWAEGRVHGEYEALDTPTGKIPLYEDLKALFKEHLDEDFSKEKYDYLFTFRCTKWVDKLERTKAYYKKMDPNTPQEIFDYWDAAIAKINKAKEQYGDLILPGAFKG from the coding sequence ATGAGTAAATTTGAAACATTGCTAAAAGAAAAGATGAGTGAAGAGAGTTTCCAGAAGCTTGCAGCCTTGAAAAATGACAAGGTGATGGACTTCGTTGGAACCTTCGCTGAGCACTGTGATCCCAAATCCATCTATGTATGTGATGACAGTGAAAAAGACACCCAGTATGTAAGAGAACAGGCTCTGGCTAAAGGCGAGGAGCACCCTCTTGCAAACTCCAAGCAGACCATCCACTGGGACGGTTATGGCGACCAGGCTCGCGACAAGAAGAACACCCGTTTCATGGTCTACAAAGAGAACATGGATAAGATGGCTTCCTTGAACTCCGTCGAGTATGAAGAAGGCCTCAGTGAGATCATGGGCATTGCCAAGGGCATCATGAAGGGCAAGGACGCAGTTGTGTTGTTCTACTCTGAAGGTCCTACCCAGAGCCCGTTCACCATTCCTTGTGTGCAGTTCACCGATAGCTGGTACGTTGCTCACTCCGAGAATATCCTGTACCGCACTGCATACAGCCACTTCCTCAACATGAAGGACGATGAGAAGGATGATTTCTTCCGTTTCATCCACTCTGCTGGTGAGCTTGATGAGAATGGTTGTACTGTAAACCTGCAGAACCGCAGAATCTACATGGACACCCAGAACAACATCGTATACTCCATGAACGACCAGTATGCTGGTAACTCCGTTGGTTTGAAGAAGCACTCCATGCGTCTTGCAATCAACAAGAGCGGCCAGGAAGGTTGGCTCTGTGAGCACATGTTTGTCATGGCTGCAGTTGACAAGAAGAAAGATCGCAAGACCTACTTCTGTGGTGCATACCCCTCCGCTTGTGGTAAGACCTCCACTGCCATGATCCCCGGCGAGCAGATCGTTGGTGATGACATTGCATATTTCAGAAACATCAACGGCGAGTTCCGCGCTGTTAACGTCGAGTTTGGTATGTTCGGTATCATCAAAGACGTCAATGAGCAGGATGACCCCGTTATCTTCAAGAACCTGATGATCGACCAGGAAGTTATCTTCTCCAACGTTCTTCGTGGTAAGGACAACAAGCCTTACTGGCTTGGTATGGGTGTTGATGCTCCCGAGGAAGGCCGCAACCACTTTGGTGAATGGAAGAAGGGCGTGAAGGATGCAAATGGCAACGAAGTTGGCGTTGCTCATGGTAACGCACGTTACACCATGCGTCTGGACTACCTGGACAACATCGACAAGGCTGGTTTTGAAGCCAAGGACGGTGTCAAGGTTGAAGGTGTTCTCTACGGTGGACGAGACAGTGACATCACCGTTCCTGTTGAAGAGTCCCCGAACTGGAAGGATGGTATCTTGCTGAAGGCAGCTACCCTCGAGAGTGAGACCACCAGTGCAACCCTCGGTCAGGAAGGTGTTCGCACCCCCAGCCCGATGGCAAACATGGACTTTGTCTCCTATCCTCTCGGCACCTACACCATGAACAATATCAAGTTCGGTGAGAGTGTGAAGGATGTTCCCAAGGTATTCAGCAACAACTACTTCATGCGTGATGAAAACGGCAAGTTCATGACCAGTAAGCTCGCCAAGAAGGTTTGGCTGCACTGGGCAGAAGGTCGTGTACATGGTGAGTACGAAGCATTGGATACTCCTACCGGTAAGATCCCTCTCTATGAGGACCTGAAGGCACTCTTCAAGGAACACCTTGATGAGGATTTCTCCAAGGAGAAGTATGACTACCTCTTTACTTTCCGCTGCACCAAGTGGGTTGATAAGCTCGAGAGGACCAAGGCTTACTACAAGAAGATGGATCCGAATACTCCCCAGGAGATCTTCGATTACTGGGATGCAGCAATCGCTAAGATCAACAAGGCCAAGGAGCAGTATGGTGATCTGATTCTTCCCGGCGCTTTCAAGGGTTAA
- a CDS encoding class I SAM-dependent methyltransferase has translation MHNTTSDTPIYRNWVSLKLVIVPGILALGTAVLTAFYSWIMIFPVIFLLMMLYFVYARHLFSPEGKDIQAELHSMLIEEIAWNGKGKALDIGCGNGALAIRLAKKYPEAHVTGIEYRRFSKAICKQNAEIEGVSDRVSFKEGSIVELPFEDDEFDLVVSNLTFHEVIELRDRRELMEEAFRVLRHGGVFVFQDLFLTKKMFGNLDPMLKKLSSWGAKSVEFINLGESERIPSILRTPFMVGTIGIIKGKV, from the coding sequence ATGCATAACACAACCTCAGATACACCAATATATAGAAATTGGGTTTCCCTTAAACTGGTCATAGTTCCTGGGATTTTGGCATTGGGGACTGCCGTCCTTACTGCCTTCTATTCCTGGATCATGATATTCCCCGTAATTTTTCTCTTGATGATGCTCTATTTTGTCTATGCGCGGCATCTGTTCTCCCCTGAGGGAAAGGATATACAGGCAGAACTCCATTCCATGCTCATCGAAGAGATAGCGTGGAATGGCAAGGGCAAGGCCCTTGATATCGGCTGCGGTAATGGAGCCCTGGCTATCCGTTTAGCGAAGAAGTACCCCGAGGCACATGTTACCGGAATCGAATACAGAAGATTTTCTAAGGCCATCTGCAAACAAAACGCTGAGATTGAAGGGGTCTCTGACAGAGTCTCTTTCAAGGAAGGTAGCATTGTAGAGCTGCCCTTTGAAGATGATGAGTTCGATTTGGTGGTGAGCAACCTTACGTTTCATGAAGTGATTGAACTAAGGGATAGAAGAGAACTGATGGAGGAAGCCTTCCGTGTTCTCAGGCATGGGGGAGTCTTTGTATTCCAAGACCTATTCCTGACCAAGAAGATGTTTGGCAATCTTGATCCCATGCTGAAAAAGCTCTCCAGTTGGGGTGCGAAATCCGTGGAGTTTATCAATCTTGGTGAGTCTGAACGAATTCCGAGCATCCTTAGGACTCCTTTCATGGTAGGGACGATTGGGATCATCAAGGGGAAAGTGTAA
- a CDS encoding response regulator transcription factor, which produces MKETFRIFSNQLGYLHTYIQEAIAKNHLYDATSAEISLIRALEIGFSDDLIVPFAEYSSDIMDILLNVKKRYQAGMLLPQNAQTIAFSTYLDKVISLVLDYFATMKDGLDDVKVLKMLSSRELEILSLLVQGKTNQAIASRLFVAEVTVRKHLTALYKKLDVRKRAEAVRRALELGIV; this is translated from the coding sequence ATGAAAGAGACCTTCAGAATATTCTCCAACCAGTTGGGATATCTCCACACATATATTCAGGAAGCTATAGCAAAAAATCACCTGTATGATGCAACCAGTGCAGAGATTTCCCTTATCAGGGCATTGGAGATAGGATTTTCGGATGATCTAATTGTTCCGTTTGCAGAATACAGCTCAGATATCATGGATATCCTTCTCAATGTCAAGAAGCGGTACCAGGCAGGTATGTTGCTTCCCCAGAACGCACAAACCATTGCTTTTTCTACATATTTAGACAAGGTTATCTCACTTGTGCTCGATTACTTTGCCACCATGAAAGATGGACTTGATGATGTGAAGGTATTGAAGATGCTCAGTAGTCGTGAGCTCGAAATCCTTTCGTTGTTGGTTCAAGGTAAAACAAATCAGGCAATTGCGAGCCGCCTATTTGTTGCAGAGGTAACGGTACGGAAGCATCTGACTGCCCTATACAAGAAATTGGATGTACGAAAAAGAGCTGAAGCCGTCAGAAGAGCTCTTGAACTAGGTATCGTCTAA
- a CDS encoding Ig-like domain-containing protein yields MNTIGKWIGILGLLLILIVAGCDIGMTGLDTKNVGTLLLQVKQGGDFAERTLVPDISMDIVEWSITGSGPDQRTYGPQTFALDASITIPDLYKGSWDITVEGLNASEQVIGRGSKSLVITAAQTTNGTITVVPLSGNGTLDLDVTWPTSLFDNDMFEVILTDKEGVAHVLSPTLDYTAGTGSYSGTWAAGYYDLNVQLLDGATSVWGTYESVRIVEGQSTEGTLILTEEMLNISNNGALNLDIVDDMQNPFLVSLSGVSDELTAGTSMQVSSSVDPSSETYSYVWFLNGVMMPDETLSTITFGDTLAIGHYNLALRVSDGTVISSTVHYFSVVPPLNVVIDPDYNFTPDETDSTPFTVVSIVPSDQAQNVPVGTSITVYFDDLINPISLNDVSMSVTVADQVVAGTFALERSTNDLFAVLHFTPSQPFADNVDVAVTLSSVNGLLDKGGNTLASELVFTFHTAAAYLGDATNLGFESGLTGWNITGNGGIVDLPFASELSLEGVKAAMITTDSAVDYGLSGTPLNEATSMLSSGSLDVPGGATLCSFDYYFLSAEFTEFIGSQFDDTLTMTFSGPNGTIIETIETVNSYQASECTVLVSNLYDDLYHTGAKTKQVDISGLGSPITISFAVSDVGDQAYISALLVDNFRFE; encoded by the coding sequence ATGAATACTATTGGTAAATGGATAGGTATTCTTGGACTGTTATTGATACTTATTGTCGCAGGTTGTGACATAGGCATGACGGGTTTAGATACGAAAAATGTCGGTACCCTATTATTGCAGGTAAAACAAGGTGGGGATTTCGCAGAGAGGACTCTGGTTCCTGATATTTCCATGGATATTGTGGAATGGAGCATTACCGGCTCTGGTCCTGATCAGAGAACATATGGGCCGCAAACCTTTGCACTCGATGCCTCTATTACCATCCCTGACCTCTACAAGGGTTCCTGGGATATTACCGTAGAGGGATTGAATGCATCAGAACAAGTGATTGGACGAGGGTCTAAGAGCTTGGTGATTACAGCAGCCCAGACTACCAATGGGACAATCACTGTTGTACCTCTGAGCGGTAATGGAACACTGGATTTGGATGTCACTTGGCCTACAAGCCTCTTTGACAATGACATGTTTGAGGTAATACTGACTGATAAGGAAGGAGTAGCGCATGTACTGTCTCCAACCTTGGATTATACTGCAGGGACTGGATCCTATAGTGGAACATGGGCAGCTGGGTATTATGATCTGAATGTGCAGTTGCTTGATGGGGCCACTTCGGTTTGGGGTACCTATGAATCTGTTCGAATTGTAGAAGGACAGTCTACAGAGGGAACCCTCATCTTGACTGAGGAGATGTTGAATATCAGCAATAACGGGGCATTGAACCTTGATATTGTCGATGACATGCAGAACCCCTTTCTTGTAAGTCTCTCTGGGGTTTCGGATGAACTGACTGCTGGTACATCCATGCAAGTGAGTAGCTCGGTAGATCCATCCAGTGAGACATACAGTTATGTATGGTTTCTCAATGGTGTCATGATGCCGGATGAAACCCTGTCGACAATAACCTTTGGCGATACACTTGCTATCGGCCACTACAATCTTGCACTGCGGGTAAGTGATGGGACGGTCATATCCTCTACAGTACACTATTTTAGTGTAGTACCTCCTTTGAATGTTGTGATTGATCCTGATTACAACTTCACCCCGGATGAAACTGATAGTACACCGTTTACTGTGGTTTCTATTGTTCCTTCCGATCAAGCTCAAAATGTACCGGTTGGTACTTCTATCACTGTGTACTTTGATGATTTGATCAACCCAATAAGTCTGAATGATGTCTCCATGTCGGTAACTGTTGCTGACCAGGTTGTAGCCGGTACCTTTGCGCTGGAGCGTTCAACCAATGATCTATTTGCGGTACTTCACTTCACCCCGTCACAACCTTTTGCGGATAATGTGGATGTCGCAGTGACGCTGAGTAGTGTGAATGGATTGCTGGACAAGGGTGGTAATACCCTGGCGAGTGAGCTTGTCTTCACATTCCATACCGCTGCAGCCTATCTGGGTGATGCTACAAACTTGGGCTTTGAAAGCGGATTGACTGGGTGGAATATCACTGGTAATGGAGGAATTGTTGATCTTCCCTTTGCTTCAGAGTTGTCTTTGGAGGGAGTCAAGGCCGCCATGATCACAACCGATTCAGCGGTTGACTACGGTCTATCTGGGACTCCATTGAATGAGGCAACCTCTATGCTAAGCAGTGGAAGTCTTGATGTTCCGGGCGGTGCGACGCTGTGCTCCTTTGATTACTACTTCCTCTCTGCTGAGTTCACAGAGTTTATTGGGTCGCAATTTGATGATACGTTGACTATGACCTTCTCTGGGCCAAACGGTACCATCATAGAGACGATTGAGACGGTCAAT
- a CDS encoding tetratricopeptide repeat protein: MDTTTRNLLVLKILSLGFRARDLDTKEIVSVKTRAYKVAILDTVVFLESKRWQFNQTTYISGEVQSNAFSLDSLAIEGHDYDEGESHSTTEYYERNELKGLLGACLKGGKRPSIEFHDYTGYGFYGRDSDPVFEAADSMDPSRRYDILTKLWEEFPQCIDALAHIANPYVSSKFYYRNAENCYRAAIAIAEKKLPPDFDGITLWSCLENRPYLRALQGYCILLWRLGRFAEAEKIACKVLRRNPPDNQGVRFIIDEIHNKEPWTED; this comes from the coding sequence ATGGACACAACCACCCGTAATTTACTCGTACTTAAAATCCTTTCACTAGGGTTTCGAGCAAGAGACCTTGATACCAAGGAAATTGTTTCCGTCAAGACAAGAGCTTATAAGGTAGCAATACTTGACACAGTGGTATTCCTTGAATCAAAACGGTGGCAGTTCAACCAGACTACCTACATCAGTGGAGAAGTCCAGAGCAATGCATTCTCCCTCGATTCCCTTGCAATTGAAGGTCATGACTATGATGAGGGCGAGAGCCACTCCACCACTGAGTACTATGAGAGGAACGAACTTAAGGGCCTTCTCGGTGCATGTCTGAAAGGCGGAAAGAGACCTTCCATCGAGTTTCATGACTACACAGGATACGGTTTTTATGGTCGGGACAGCGACCCTGTCTTTGAAGCTGCAGACAGCATGGATCCATCGAGACGGTATGACATCCTAACCAAACTCTGGGAGGAGTTCCCCCAATGTATCGATGCCTTGGCACACATCGCAAATCCCTATGTTTCCAGCAAGTTTTACTATAGAAATGCAGAGAACTGTTATCGTGCTGCCATTGCTATTGCAGAGAAGAAGCTGCCCCCCGATTTTGACGGTATAACGCTCTGGTCATGTCTGGAGAACCGCCCCTACCTAAGGGCATTACAAGGCTACTGTATATTGCTCTGGAGATTGGGTCGGTTTGCAGAAGCAGAAAAAATTGCATGCAAGGTATTGCGTCGCAATCCCCCTGATAACCAAGGAGTGCGTTTCATTATTGATGAGATTCACAACAAGGAACCATGGACTGAGGATTGA